The genomic DNA GTTATTATTTGCAACTTCATACAGCCTgacaaaaaaaattattcagaATATTAAAAAACTAAaagaaaatatttacatattgtatTTTTTTTTTCTCCCATTAACAATAGAAATTAAGAATACTTGCATTGCTGTTAAAAAAAATGAATCTAATCACAAAAAATTAAAGGATTGACATGAGTTGTATTTGATGTTTGAACTTACCTTCTTTATGAAAAAAcagaaacatgcttttataaATAAGATTTTAATGTTTCATTAGTGTCAGAATTTTCGTCTAAAATAAATCACATCAAATTTTACTTTCATAAGTTGGCAATTTAGCATCATAGAGACAAAGAAACTTGGAAACAATGTGCCCTTGTACTGGAAGAAGTTTCAGTTTTACTAACCCCACAGACTACAAAGTGCAACGCAGTACCAGTGTACCACTGCTATACTGCTAATGCACACACCACAAGTTTACAAACCCGTGTACATACAGCATTGACGTATCCCCAAGAGACTGGAGTACATGCATAAAGCTGCTGTACTCGAGTTGAAAAGCCCACTTTAATTATTAACTATGTCGGTATCCAaaatccctttgattaactctaGTACAAAATATGCTTTGATGTTCAGGCACAAGCAGATACTCCGGTCATCAAAAAGATATCACTCCGAGGACAAGTTTTGATTTTAAAGTAACCACATTACAAACTAATAATCATCTTGTCCAAATATTCAGCTTGCTCTGGGAAGTACTCTAACAGTTCATCCTTAGTCACCCAAACAAAGTCCTTACCTTTCTTGATATCAAACTTGTTGGTTGCAATAACTTGGGATTTGAAGATGAACCGCTGAAAAATGGCAACAAATAACAAAGATTTGTAAATTTCAATTAATTAAACTATCAGCAAACGTCGGCAATGAGGAAAAACACATGTTAAGCAGACAGTGAAGGATGAGGGACCTAAAATATAGTATGAAAAGGCCCGTTACATGTAAAATGAAACTTCTTTTGTTACACATATCCAATTTAACAATTGGAAGTCAGACAACGGCTattttttaatatcaaaattccaCAAATTTAGTTAATATATAGCTGTTGGGATGGTCTAGCTTGTTAAAAGCATCTATAAtcacaaaaaaaaaaaaagttaattcaattttttttattaactaTTCGAACCAAATTTAGAGACAATTAACTTGACACTTAAAATAGGACATTTGTGGTACTCAGTAGATTAGTGAACTATATCTACCGATAAGCTTCTTTTTGGGTCTACCTTCAAAGTAGAAAGTTCCTTGTCATTCTCCTTGGGTGGCATAATCATGTGTCCCATTGGAGCATTCCCAACAAAGTATGTATGGGAAAGGTCACCAATAACAGACTTTAATGCAGACTCTGCACACTGCAACattcaaaaaaatatttactaaAAGAAGAGAGCCAAGAAGCAAGTCTCTGCTAATAAAAGGAAAATCACCTTTCGCAATGTCCCTTCTGATTCATAAATCTTCTCAGGAAAGTGCCAAACAGGCTCCTCACCGGAAGCCCCATATGTGTGGCCATATATTAAAAGATAGAGCCTTCTATCAAGCGCCCTCTGTAATGACCTTAATGATAAAAGAAACAACAACGCACAATGTTAGACAAGGTAAAACTTTTTATCTACAGCGTCGGCCACAGCCTCCGAAAGGCATGAGTACACAAAACTGTCACATCACTAAAGAGTGATCCACTAGGGATTTAAACATGATATCACATGATGTCCATTATAACAAAGTTGGTAACATAATTGTGATAGCTCTGACGAAAATTTCAAACCGAAAATGTTACTCTGAAATAAAAATACTCTACACACCAGCAAGATGCATCACCAAATCCTAAAGGAATACAGGTCTAATGTTTACTTATATTTACACTCCGTCTACCTAAGTTTTTGCGGCTACACAACCATTCACACGTAGTCCAGTTTATGCCAACAAAATCACTCTGCCTTGTCTCCGCACATCTTATTTTCATTTCActatcatataataattattatatttgtAATGGGGGGGCTACAAAAAAATTATGTTTAACTTGTAGAATCGTGTTCGGCGCATCTTATATGATGTGCAACATGTATTACATGACATCATATTAACTTGGTAAAATAATATGTTGACATTGTACATATCATATAGAGTCTGTTAGCACAAAAATACAGGCATCGACTACGAGTACTACCAAGGAGAAGAGTTGCAGTAATCATGTCTTACAACATCGTCTTAATTGATAGCTGTGAATCACTATGTATCACTATAAGCCACCTCATGTACACTGCTAATAACTCTGCAAGAACAACTTATATAAAAATCTTATGGCAACACTAGAAAATTTCAAAGCAGTGTCATAACCTGAAAATTTACTCCTTTAAACAATTAAAAATCTAATAAAATTGGATGCATGGTCTATGTATATCAGGTGCCTAATTAGATCCCTTTTCTTATACTGATAAGCCTGCTACATCAAGATAAAAGGCTTAAGCGTATTCTTACAACTCATTGACAGTaggaaaattttaaaaaaaaactgagaGCTTAACTCTCGTAAATCTTCTTCTTTAAGGGTAGAGTTTAGTTGGTTCTTAAGAATGACTGGTAAGTTATATGTCAGGATAGCTgagtatatatactgatatagtATGACTGTATGAGTGGTAGTATAGTCAGTACAGTAAAGTCAGGACAGTAGTGCTTAAGGGCAGGGTAGTCATTTCCATATTGTTTTAATTACATTGCTGTTAGAATCAGAGTCTATAAATACTTGTAATTGTTCTGTGTTTGTTatgaatgaatatttgaaaatgGCATTTGCCACCAAATCTCATTCTGTCTCTATAACTGATTCTTACTTTCTCTCTCTAGGGTTTCTAAACCCATTCTATCTCTCATCTCTCTGAACTCTgtttctctctcttctctctccagTTTCTCTCTTATCTCTACCTAATCTCTCTAATTCTATCCTATTCTCTCTGTTTCTATCTCTATTCTGCTCTAAATCTCTGTTCTCAGCTTACTTTAGCTGTTATCCTACTTAAATCAACAGAAAACACCAAAAATAGACACAAAATTGTCCAGGGACTAATCAGTTCCTGACATTATACCCCAGCCCAGTGGAGAAGGTAATTATACTTCCAACTTGGTAGTACTAAGGGCACTTGAACCTAGTTCATACTCTAACTCCGCTAGTGATCCCAAAGAGTCATATTTTGCTGAGAAATTAATCACTATAACATATATTTCTAAAAGACTACTTGAAGATATTGAACAGTATGAATTAAGATATATAAATGGAAAGGCACAACACGTTCAGTTTAACATATGAAAAGACACTTCCATTAAAAAAGAATTTCAAAACCTTTAGGTATAAACATTAAAGTTCAGAATCCAATATTAACATAGATGACACCACATAACAGAGTTTAATGTTGTAAGGCATGTCTATCCATTCTAAATAGAGAGCATGTCCTAATAATTTAGTTGACCTACTAAGATAGAAGTGAACACATATTACTAGTTCACTACAATCCCAAATGGAAAAATAAGATCATCAGTATGTGAAAAGCAGAAATAGATAAGTCATGTGGATAGATTTCAACTTACTTTTTATCATTCATTTTGTCAGCTTCAGTTACTCGAGGAGCAGGTACATAATCGATATTGTAATCACCTTGTCCCCTGGTTGTGATGAACGATGACATCATTGGTAATTGACAGACAGGACATGGAATAAAACAATGTCTTAAATTAGAGCATGCAGCAGATAAATGTTCAAACTATGAAAAAGGTAGTTTCCTGAGAAGTATATGATATGTTCCATGATACTTCCATCCTTAGTTACCCAGACTCTTCATTTTGCTTCGAGTACCCGTGCCGGACACTCGACACTCAGACATGGGTATAGACACTCAGACACTTATTTTAGACCAAAAACATgtaaatttttcagaatattgccGAGTCCGACACTTGGATACGAACCCGTGTCCGACACCGATACCCAAGTCCGGGTAACATAGCTTCCATCTGTTCAAAACTTTAACTTTAGAAGTCAATTTGACATTTTCATCCTATACATGTGTGTATTATATCAATTCTCTACATAACATTTTTTGATAAATGACGGGTCAGTGACTTTCCATTTCCCAAAAAAGAATATGTCAGTGCCATCAAATGAACACAGTATATCTTTTACAGTACACAACCCTACAATTAAAGTCAGCAGTCGAATGATGCTAATCTAAGCAACTTAACATAGAGTGCTAGTAGTTGACAATATGTGATTTCCAACCAATTAATATACTAAATATGGAAGTGTTTCTaaaaaaaattgaagtgttgATTCACTATGATTACACATTCCCCAGTCCCATGACCACAAATCAATAGAAAATTCTCAGCATAACATTCTTTTTATGATTAGGAATAAGGTATTTGTATTCTCTAAGAAACAAACATATGCTGCAAACATAAAGATCTCCAACTTATCAGCTTATGTCCCAACAGAATAAGTGTTACATAAAATGAATTTACAAAAGCAAAAAAGGCATGTCATCCAAGATGAAAGTCATCTTTATTATCATGACAATAGTAAAAAACTATCAACCCATTATCATTTAAATTTATCAGAACTTAGAGGCAATCACTAGCAAATATTAAATAATGATTCTAATACAGATATTAAAAGTTAAAACGCATTTCTTGCCCTTTGTAGGTGAAAGTAATCTTAAAAAGTGTTTTTGGATTGCTACTAGAACTAATTCTCAGTAATTTAAACAAGTGCTAATTTTATAGCTAGCCTCTTAATTAGTGAACATCACTGTTGCTAAATGTCCTAAACACTAAAGCATCTTAGCTAAAACACCATCCATACAACAACACTGCCTTGTCCCAAACcagaaaaaaatataattaactattacaaaccaaatttcaATATTTGGAACAAACAATCATCAAAAATAGCAGCTTTACCTATTATCCGCCTTCTTCAGAAACGAGTCCGGGTATGCCCTCCGAAATTGCTGACGCCATCGAAACCTTGACACATACAAACCACGAACATCACATCACATTTCCCGATTAAAAGTCACATACTAACCTGAACTCTCAAATGTAATTAAATAAAACATTCATCTATAAACTTATAACTACTTTTTCCATCCTCTTTCTCGACATAATTTCCAAGACATTTCACCTTCTAACTCAACAAAATAAAATACTGATCGAAAAGACAATACACATTCCAAGTTAACAAACTAAACCAAAAAACTATCAAAAACAATCAAATTATTGGAGGAAggaaattataaaattacttaatcaaataaatataataaaaagagGAGTGAGATATAGAAAATTACGAGAACTCCTGGAAAGCGTAGACAACAGGATCGATCTTAGGGATTACAACAGGCAATCGCTCGAAAAGTACCGAAGCTATAATCTTTTCATCAGATTTCGTCGCGGTTGAACTAAATTGACGCCTCGTAATCAGAGATGTAGCAATGCTTTTACAAGATCTCTGCATTTTTATACAGATAGGCTTTATGTATATTGAGGTTTGAACAGCACGTTTTTTATAAACCCTAGCTGCTTCCCAGTAATCTGGTTAATCGGTTAATCAAGTAGGGAAGATAATAAATTGGTTAATTACCATTTAGCCCTTCAAATCAAGTAGTACTGTGCTTTGGGAAAAAAAATTAGTTTATTGAAAAAATAGCTTATCGAATAAAATTAGAGATGGAATCCGGATCAATAATCAAGagattttttattttcttttatcgtAAGTAACCCGCAAGCCGCGACCTTTCGGGTGCGCACCGGGTAAAATCTGCGGGTTCACGGGATTAATATTGGCTGTTTCGGATTAATATAACCCAATTCGGAATTTTGACACATGATAATAGGGAAAGAGCATGAGCTGGTTTGGCTCAATTTTTGGATAAAACCAGAACCgcaattatatatatttgatttcTAAAATTGAAAACCGCAACTGTTGGCTTGGATTTGATTTCGATTTCGGTTTAAAAAACACTGGTTTCGTTATAATCGGTTCGATTCTGAGAACAAAACCGACAAAGATAAAATTAAATAATGTATTCTAAGTTCTAACACAAATAGCACGACCAGTTTGAAAAAAATTAGCCAAAATCAGAAAATTAGGTTGCAAgacaaaaatgaaaataaaataaaatatttgctACTGTGTACACTACAACAGCATATTGAGCACCAAAATGAGATGAGTTATTTAATATAGACTATAATTAGCAAAAGATAAAGACATCTCATGATGTTTAGAATTTTGTTCAAAGCCGAAGTTTAAGATCAAATTCATCTTCCCTATGTATACTGGTGTGCCCAAAATTTTACATGGACTCAATTTCAGGCTCATAAGGAGATTGAGCCCCAATAAGATGGATTATGAGATGGTTGGGTGCAATTTTGGCCCAAATATTGATGGTTTTGGAGTTATTTACACTAAGGTGCAACATACATGTGAAACTGCAGTTTATTATGAGAGGtttttgttattcccagtgaactaacaatgagatttacagaaggggggttgaatgtaaatctcaaaactttttcaagttttgagcagtttctagtctatgtgttttgatgagcaagtgtgtgtgaattgctttaagctaatgcagacagatatatattcaaacacaaatgtaaagaacacaacagatttaaaaacttttctggtggatttgttgttccaccagagatgtgttatttcagaaaatctgtgattcaaagaattaaatcacagctgcttcctagtacaaactagatgattttctctctggatttttctaaacagctctggaaaattcacacctaattactagctgctacttggtttatatatcaccaagtttacaagtgaagacaaaactgtaaaatacaattaaaagattcttcacatgtttcttcttcatttctctatccaatgcaatttaggtttagctatgaatctttgaatacttccttatttgtaCCAGAATGAAAaagctgcattttcttgattcctcctagaggctgccacattccagtttgtctctgtcaacccatgtgcctctgtcagcttatgaattgtcactatcaactgctattgaactaagcatccgttgaagctttcatccattgatgctttatccgttgaaactttatccgttgatgcattagcagttaaagctttatccgttaaagcactcatccgttgatggatgttatccgttgaagttttagagacatccgttgaagctttgtttcttatccgttgaaggtcttaaatatcagttgatactttttcacttatacaaaattacaaggcatgaaatatttacaattagccctcctatttgcatatccactagtagacaacatgactgataatttctcacaacatctaagaagtacaacttatatacagagactgaaatgtgctacaatactaaacttatttctaagtaaagctacttcttcaacggatagccaaaatggttttatccgttgaggctacaaacactagatttctacttaagtgttttgtttaacttatcatcaaactaatacacatattcctaacaatctccccctatttatgtctactagaattgtaggcataaatttgggtttaacttgatgataacaaaacacttaataaacatatgaactgtaataaagcagaaattcaaaagtgctgcaaaaatgtgtatactgaaatggaattgaagaattatattgtttccaagggtgctcctttagcctgagcagattaatttcttttcctttgatcccttgttttcttttctagcctcctgtcattctcctctagttggagttgaagttgtctgtagaactcagcttcatcttcttcattgatgtccaacttagattgcatatccttgagagtttcattactggcaatcttgagctgatcttcaagtctgaaaaatcttctgactcctttattgtctctgaactccatcaaccaatgaggtgatttatgaactgtaattcctctttcttggaTGAGTGATGTTCTAGgtaaggcattgggctcccaccaagtcttccttatgctggcaatcttgttgagaatctcagttttggctgtcccggtaaagccagaatccctttttatggatgagtagactctaaccaaggtagagtagccttcattcagaatcctgtagagaggccaagtcatttccccacttcctttatatttgaacactagtctttctggaagctgtctgtaggcatctattccccttacttcctccagctcatccagatagagttcaatgtctgaaaattcctttatgtcacaaatgtgaacataatcatcctttgaggcttgtggcttaggcttctgagtgaattttattgaggttagaggaggtgttgatttgattttcttttcctgtttctttgatggtggagaagtggttaagaaggtgggcaatttgatggtgtcccaatcaattggttcctccttaggagtgattgtttcaccatggatgtttatgaaggggtcaggcacaatgggttcaggaatagaaggtagtggtttggaatttgattgggtttcttcagtttcatctaccatctttctttttgcattggccttctttctgttccctttctgccattcctttctttccttacttctttcttccacatcatcactaatcatgtcccccatacctgcatcttcacttttgtcttcaatttctttcttttcttcagcttgacttgactttagctgtttttcaagctttgcttgtgctcttttatcagcctttagctttttagcttcttccttcagcCTTCTAGCTTCTTCCCTCTttgctattgagaatttgggatgtccttgtatcacacagatactctttccctctctaaagataatagccatgttcatcctttcaaccacatccttggtctccttgtgcttcatgatattactacccaaaaccttgtcttcatcaggctttggaagaggaaagtccacttccttcagctgagcaaggcttagagggttctttgtagagtccttattggatctgttgttgggcttgagaactataggtttcagattcttggaagaagtctctccaaccttattcatccttactggcttgagctccataatgattggctccacctttgtgctatgcttcacagattgtgatttagaagttgtagaaccaaagatttgttgcatcctttcatcaattttcttcctttgctctttgactttcatctcagctgctgctatctggattagatcaattccatcaagctttcctttgatttgaagagttggagaagtggtgatggcaggaactagcactttagatatttgaactgttgttgatggctctccttccccttcccttttattctccccctttttgttatcatcaaggataggggtcaagccttgtgcttttgccagctgcattagtagatttgtctgagattgttgattctaaagaatggtgaccatagagtcttcaatgatttgaactctattttccaacctggccagcctcttgtcagcatcagagtCTCTCCTCGATCTcaccaacaaatcttgcatagtaccataaggcataactgaatccaacttctcagcattgtaggatttcagatcagcaatatcctgcttgagttcatccacacttaaattatgtctgatatgctgcaactgcaagagatgtagagagtctagatgagcttgaagaatagcctttgtaccagtatctgtagtctcctgaagggccttttgaatagtcattacttgcttgaccaaagctacaccaaattgtcctggtgtagattcctttacCCATGCCCagtcaggtagatttggaacagaacttgggcctgcatctccccctaagttcatgctcccatccaaagaattagagtcatcatcattagaatttgctccaaattcttcagatggctcaccagcttgagaaggcatcctattgactgcagctttgtctcttagaagagattctgaagtgtgtacaatgttcaaagtctgctctgccttcacattgccctgagcatccaacagttgataggctgaaacaggatgagtaaaagtgtcagcatccaaggaaatgttatcaatttcagctttgtaatgttgctgaaattgtcttcccttttcagcatcatccacaatcattgactcactaacaatggctggatccacccttatagcttctgtacctgcctttctctcattttctctatattcttgcatcagaggctccccctggctcacacacaccctcacaccctcaccctcaccctcacctactaaggtgacactcccctcacttacttttgccatgctggaagaaatagcatgcatattttgactctcaacctctccttttgcctaggagcaacccagcctctcactcaaagtatcactcccttccctcaatcctagaagtgattgtatagtaaccatgtcttctacacttggaatagaatcagttatatgtgtagagaccatcaacggatagggagtatccgttgaagtggaaactgatgatatcaacggataactgctgttaagcttatccgtcgaagagcaaccacttgtcaacagatgagaaatatccgttgaagaaagaaaagatgtagatatagaaagtgacataattgttgaatctgtgtgaattgattttaagtgaggtgacacggattcttcaactacatctgaaagaattggctgatgatccaacaaatcatctaaaagatgatgatcaccaggatttgagtggggctcctccctgagttttaaagagggagaatcaggaattgatgtgaatatcatatccacatccagagatggtgatggagaattttgtgatttttgtgtgtctattatgagagaattgggctgtgactccacatttattggagccacatcaagctgaatttgagaaggcaaagatacaggtggatgtatctgtgcagtatgtgccccctgtgtggaaactagggttttagccttctttcttcttgaaaaagctttgacaagtgaatgtgtggcttcagtgtccccccctcttttgttctgtgtccctggttggggactattttcaatagttgcatccttttgggaggatgcaactagggatgtatttgactccttttgaaccaccacagccTTTTGAGAGACTGTAGCTTGGCTGgttagggtaccactcacctctcccaccttatcctggggggtttcttgatgttcatccctcccctcaccactcacaccctgttcactcccttcagggtttttggtagttgttacaactgttgtcttttgagaaacaacagaggtggttttctttgacttgtgtttttgaattttagttttggtgcctttggtaggaatctgttgggacaaggacacagattccatggccacactagaaggcaaagaaacaatggggttggaaaaagtaggagttgcagaagtatttacctcacttacctgaggtgcattcattattggtaaatataccaatgacacctggctgttgaggttgattctcaaaaggtctgcaaggacccttttctcttgtgcccagcattttagtttattgctctcattagttatgaccaaaccttcagcaacatggttagccaataacataaagaatctagcatagtagatgttatgaggtctattggctttgttacctaacctggaacctaattctagcatgacatagttgctaaaattaaagtacctatcagaaactagcatgtagagcatattaacaagagatgaagttatggcatcaaaattgctaatcttcctagagaaaaccttgataaaggcatctccaagaaaactccattatttcctaaggccctttcttctaatgcttcctaaactagcagaattaaaagaatagcctatggaatctaacatagcagatacatctttatcagtgtgtggtgtcatggcattattctcaggcaacttaaagcaagactgtatatcatcacagttaatgcaataatccttacctttgagagagaaagcaatggtcatatctgtggagttgaactctgcagttgtccaaatctcctccactacctcacagtagatggttggggcttccagcattgcatagcttagtttgcagtttttgatgaagtccatcatcttgtgataatcagagtgggcttcattcttttcaaccaaggctacgaaattgttcttttcgtAAACAAATCtagactgagacataattttgactactggtgccattgttgtgagtagtggttgcagagaaaaacttgagagttttgggagagaaagagagtaaaatttgcaagaaagcgtaaagtgaaaataagaattcaatgggcttttatactttcttgaattaaaacgtaaatgaaatgattaaatgatacttttaaataaattacagctgtttgagaataaagaaaactgtagaaattctgaaaaactgcctttaatacaaatacatatacctgtgtATGTATGTATCAATGggtaagtaaaagaatcaacggctgtga from Apium graveolens cultivar Ventura chromosome 5, ASM990537v1, whole genome shotgun sequence includes the following:
- the LOC141724068 gene encoding large ribosomal subunit protein mL46: MQRSCKSIATSLITRRQFSSTATKSDEKIIASVLFERLPVVIPKIDPVVYAFQEFSFRWRQQFRRAYPDSFLKKADNRGQGDYNIDYVPAPRVTEADKMNDKKSLQRALDRRLYLLIYGHTYGASGEEPVWHFPEKIYESEGTLRKCAESALKSVIGDLSHTYFVGNAPMGHMIMPPKENDKELSTLKRFIFKSQVIATNKFDIKKGKDFVWVTKDELLEYFPEQAEYLDKMIISL